Below is a genomic region from Gemmatimonadaceae bacterium.
GAATATCCCAGCCATGCGTGTCCAGCACTTGGAGCAACTCACGCCGCTCCACACCCACAGTGCTCGAAGTCGTTCCAGGACGATTCACCGGAGGAGCGATGCACTCTATCTCGAAAGAGCCAATGATCTTGTCCTGCACCTCCGCCAGGAGAGATTCGACCACGTTCTTGAGTTCGCGCACGTTGCCAGGCCACGGCCGTTCGCGGAACCATTCTATCGCATCGGCAGAGAAGCGCTTGACGTGAGCGGCGGAAGGGTGCACGCGCGACTGAAACGCATCGACCAACAATGGGATGTCCTCTCGCCGCTCGGCTAACGGTGGCACGATGATCAGGCTTGCTCGCAGCCGCTGCAACAAGTCGAATCGGAACTGACCGGTCTCCACCAATGCTTGCAAGTCTTCGTTCGCGGCGGCGACCACGCGAAAATCACTGTGCCGGTCCCCGTTGGCGCCAACGGGACGGTAGCGGCCAAGCTCGATGGCGCGGAGCAACTTGGGTTGGGCAGAGCGCGCCAAGCTGCCGATTTCATCCAGAAACAGAGTTCCGCGGTCTGCCTCGGCAAGCGTCCCCGTTGCATCGCGTACGGCGTCACTGAAGGCCCCCTTCACGTGGCCGAAGAACGCATCCTCGAACATCGGCTCGGCGATCGCGCTGACGTTCACTGGCACGAGGAGACCGGGCCTGCCGCTCAACTGATGCAGCGCCACGGCCACCAATTCCTTGCCTGCGCCCGTCGGGCCTTGAATCAACACCGGCACGCGTGACGTCGCGAGCTTTGTCACGCGTTCGCGCAGCATACGGATTGAGCGCGATTCGCCGATGATGAGGTTCTCGATTCGAAAACTATTCATGGCTTCACCCTGCCGGCGCGGTCGAGCATCGGGTGCGTGACGCTGTCCGCATCGTCGTCGGTTCGTATCACGTGCGGCGTGAGAAA
It encodes:
- a CDS encoding sigma 54-interacting transcriptional regulator; this encodes MNSFRIENLIIGESRSIRMLRERVTKLATSRVPVLIQGPTGAGKELVAVALHQLSGRPGLLVPVNVSAIAEPMFEDAFFGHVKGAFSDAVRDATGTLAEADRGTLFLDEIGSLARSAQPKLLRAIELGRYRPVGANGDRHSDFRVVAAANEDLQALVETGQFRFDLLQRLRASLIIVPPLAERREDIPLLVDAFQSRVHPSAAHVKRFSADAIEWFRERPWPGNVRELKNVVESLLAEVQDKIIGSFEIECIAPPVNRPGTTSSTVGVERRELLQVLDTHGWDIQSVAQSLGVHRVTVWRWMQRYGIRRPRFGALADARIEGASATH